A single window of Salvia splendens isolate huo1 chromosome 6, SspV2, whole genome shotgun sequence DNA harbors:
- the LOC121808090 gene encoding lipoxygenase 6, chloroplastic-like, giving the protein MLTAQASPTTLRRREPFPAAAHQLRLAGKPSTLPVLRRPVIRAVISSGDSKTGVEKAAEKAVESDVSSAKSGVSVRAVIRIRKKMKERLIEKIEDQWDSFLNGIGRGISLQLISQEAHLGKSDETFVRGWLPRLSDNPYVVEYGADMVVPSDFGQPGAVVVTNFHEKEVFLMEIVVHGFKEPIFFTADTWIHSRNDNPESRIIFKNQAYLPSETPPGLKNIRNEELSRVRGNGKGVRKLHERIYDYDVYNDLGSSDKDEELARPVLGGEERPYPRRCRTGRRPSLTDPDTESRVEELDPVYVPRDETFEEVKQSAFSAGRLKAVLHNLIPLIASRLADSDIPFTNFSDIDDLYNDDILLPKGAKKTHLLANLLDQVLNVGDNLLKYEIPAIIRRDRFSWLRDNEFARQTLAGVNPVNIELLKELPILSKLDPEIYGPPESAITKEIIARELNGISVEDAIENKKLFIIDYHDLLLPFIEKINELPDRKAYASRTVFFFDDGILRPIVIELSLPPTSSSKRNKKIYTHGHGATTSWIWKLAKAHVCSNDAGAHQLVNHWLRTHACTEPYIIAINRQLSAMHPIYKLLHPHMRYTMEINALARQSLINGGGVIEACFSPGKYALEISSAAYKSLWRFDREALPADLLHRGMAVEDPTAPGGVKLLIEDYPYAADALLIWAAIQELVESYVEHYYSEPNSISSDVELQAWWDEIKNVAHHDKRNETWWPNLNTQDDLSSILTTMIWTASGQHAAINFGQYPFGGYVPNRPTLMRKLIPQPGDHEYERFLHNPEYTFLTSLPTQLQATKVMAVQDSLSAHSPDEEYLHQLDQIHRLSSNDPLVQKFFENFSVQLEEVERIINLRNKNIELTNRTGAGVPPYELLLPTSPPGVTGRGIPNSISI; this is encoded by the exons ATGCTTACAGCTCAGGCCAGCCCCACCACTCTCCGGCGGAGGGAGCCCTTCCCAGCCGCCGCGCACCAGCTCAGGCTGGCCGGGAAGCCCTCCACCCTGCCTGTGCTACGGAGGCCGGTGATAAGGGCTGTCATCAGCAGTGGAGACAGCAAAACAGGAGTGGAAAAAGCAGCAGAGAAGGCTGTGGAGAGTGATGTGTCTTCTGCAAAAAGTGGTGTGAGTGTGAGAGCTGTGATCAGAataaggaagaagatgaaggagAGGCTGATTGAGAAGATTGAGGATCAGTGGGATTCTTTCCTCAATGGGATTGGGAGAGGGATCTCACTTCAACTCATCAGCCAAGAAGCTCATCTTG GCAAGAGTGATGAGACTTTTGTGAGGGGATGGTTGCCAAGATTATCAGACAATCCTTATGTGGTGGAGTATGGAGCGGATATGGTGGTGCCGAGTGATTTTGGGCAGCCGGGAGCGGTTGTTGTGACGAATTTCCATGAGAAAGAGGTGTTCTTGATGGAGattgtggttcatggattcaaaGAGCCTATATTCTTCACGGCCGATACATGGATTCATTCGAGGAACGACAATCCTGAGAGTCGAATCATATTCAAGAATCAG GCTTACCTGCCGTCTGAGACACCACCTGGGCTGAAGAATATCCGGAACGAGGAGTTGTCGAGAGTTCGTGGCAATGGAAAAGGAGTGAGGAAGCTGCACGAGAGGATATATGACTATGATGTGTACAATGATTTGGGTAGTTCTGATAAGGATGAGGAGCTAGCCAGGCCGGTTTTGGGCGGTGAGGAGAGGCCGTATCCTAGGCGTTGTCGGACTGGTAGACGTCCCTCTTTAACAG ATCCCGATACAGAGAGTAGAGTCGAGGAGCTTGATCCGGTGTATGTCCCTCGTGATGAGACGTTTGAGGAGGTTAAGCAGAGCGCATTTTCAGCTGGAAGGTTGAAGGCTGTGCTCCACAACCTGATACCATTGATCGCTTCCAGGTTGGCTGATTCGGACATCCCATTCACAAACTTCTCCGACATAGATGATCTGTATAACGATGATATTCTGCTGCCAAAAGGAGCCAAAAAGACTCACCTCCTTGCCAATCTGTTGGATCAAGTGTTGAATGTTGGTGATAATCTGCTGAAATACGAAATACCAGCCATTATTAGGC GTGACAGGTTTTCATGGCTAAGGGATAATGAGTTCGCCCGTCAGACTCTAGCCGGGGTGAATCCTGTTAATATCGAGCTACTCAAG GAGCTTCCCATTTTAAGCAAACTTGATCCTGAAATATATGGCCCTCCGGAATCTGCAATCACGAAGGAAATCATCGCCAGAGAGCTCAACGGAATCAGCGTTGAAGAT GCAATAGAAAACAAGAAGCTGTTTATAATTGACTATCATGACTTGCTGCTACCGTTCATTGAGAAGATAAATGAGTTGCCTGATCGAAAGGCTTACGCTTCCAGAACTGTGTTCTTTTTTGATGATGGCATTCTCAGGCCAATTGTCATCGAGCTATCACTCCCTCCAACGTCTTCATCTAAGAGGAACAAGAAAATATATACTCATGGCCACGGTGCCACCACTAGCTGGATCTGGAAGCTGGCTAAGGCTCACGTTTGCTCCAATGATGCGGGCGCTCACCAGCTCGTGAACCACTG GTTGAGGACTCATGCCTGCACGGAACCTTATATAATCGCGATAAATAGACAGCTAAGTGCAATGCACCCGATCTACAAACTACTGCACCCGCATATGCGCTACACAATGGAAATCAATGCCCTTGCAAGGCAAAGTTTGATAAACGGAGGTGGAGTCATAGAGGCTTGTTTCAGCCCTGGAAAGTACGCCTTGGAGATAAGCTCGGCTGCCTATAAGAGCCTGTGGCGGTTTGACAGGGAAGCATTACCTGCGGATTTACTTCACAG GGGAATGGCGGTTGAGGATCCCACCGCGCCTGGTGGTGTCAAACTTCTTATAGAAGATTATCCGTATGCTGCAGACGCGCTTCTCATATGGGCTGCGATACAGGAATTGGTGGAATCTTACGTCGAGCACTATTACTCTGAGCCAAATTCGATCTCATCTGATGTGGAGCTTCAGGCCTGGTGGGACGAGATAAAGAACGTTGCGCATCATGACAAGAGAAACGAAACGTGGTGGCCTAACCTCAATACACAAGACGACTTATCAAGCATACTTACAACCATGATTTGGACTGCTTCTGGTCAGCACGCAGCTATCAACTTCGGGCAGTATCCATTTGGGGGATACGTACCTAACCGTCCAACCCTCATGAGGAAACTAATCCCTCAACCTGGAGACCATGAGTACGAGAGGTTCCTTCACAACCCCGAGTACACATTCTTGACCTCGTTGCCCACGCAACTCCAGGCAACAAAGGTTATGGCTGTCCAAGACAGCCTATCAGCACATTCTCCAGATGAAGAGTACCTGCATCAGTTGGATCAGATTCACAGGCTTTCCTCTAATGATCCTCTGGTTCAAAAGTTTTTCGAAAATTTCTCCGTGCAGTTAGAAGAGGTAGAGAGAATCATCAATCTACGGAATAAAAATATAGAACTGACAAACAGAACTGGTGCTGGTGTTCCTCCATATGAATTGCTTCTACCGACTTCACCCCCTGGTGTTACTGGTCGTGGTATTCCCAACAGCATCTCCATCTGA